AGTAGTACTAATTAACATCAACTTGTTGAAGTATCATCCGGTATTAACTACTCAAAATCTTCAGGGCTAAAGACGAAGCCAAGTTTATTTCTCAACGGTGACGGAGACGTTGCCGCTGGTAACGGTGTTTTTGGTGAGGACAGTGGGAAGTTCAACGTTCTTGCCCTTCTTGGGGGTCGACTTGTAGTAGTAAAAGTACAGGATCAGCTGGATGAGGCCGAACATTGTACCGAGGGCATTGGGGATCTGCACAGAATTTAAAGGGGACATAACAGTTAGATCAATCCGCGCTGAGGAGTTCTTGATTGTATGTCTGGCTGGGTTTGCGAGTTCTTATTTTCAATATGTATGTGTATGTACATACCGTGATGTAGATGTCAAACTTGATGAGCGCATAGCCCGTCCAGCACAAGCCATTGAGGAAGTTCACCAGCGACAGGAAGAATGGCATGTACTCCACACTCTTGGTCCTGATCACTTTACCCTGCAAATAAGCAGTACAATGTTACTACTTTCATCTTAAATTTTTGAGTTATATTAGTATTTAGTACACTCGTAAGTTGGTAAAAGCGTCTGTAATTAACAATTAGCCTGAGCTAGTAATTCACCCGTAAAGGAAGTTTACCTTGAGGTAGAAATAAACCGTAGGCTTTTTTGATTAAAAATATATGATGTAGCATAGTGTAGAAGAACTTGGGTGCG
Above is a genomic segment from Triticum aestivum cultivar Chinese Spring unplaced genomic scaffold, IWGSC CS RefSeq v2.1 scaffold63535, whole genome shotgun sequence containing:
- the LOC123177772 gene encoding bidirectional sugar transporter SWEET6a-like, with amino-acid sequence LCVQWKMLGVLAIEAAFMAAVVAGVLVGAHTHEKRSMIVGILCVIFGSIMYASPLTIMGKVIRTKSVEYMPFFLSLVNFLNGLCWTGYALIKFDIYITIPNALGTMFGLIQLILYFYYYKSTPKKGKNVELPTVLTKNTVTSGNVSVTVEK